In a single window of the Chondrocystis sp. NIES-4102 genome:
- a CDS encoding CheW protein yields the protein MVSNSELYADSSLDLSLDIQPLENPEGELHLRFYLASGEACAFPATGIAEVMQQTPDQIAPIPNASPLLLGTINLRGKVIWVADLGQFLGDSGVLKTDRPTIPVIAIEDHEQIMGLAITSIGEMDWLDVDQLEIYSPPSSTMAPFIQAQWQPDTESNLIVNLLDPAKILRSARWAT from the coding sequence ATGGTTAGTAATTCTGAACTGTATGCCGACAGTAGTCTCGATCTATCGTTAGATATACAACCACTAGAAAACCCAGAAGGAGAACTACATCTTCGTTTCTATTTAGCTTCGGGAGAAGCTTGTGCTTTTCCTGCTACGGGGATTGCCGAGGTGATGCAGCAAACTCCTGATCAAATTGCTCCTATTCCTAATGCCTCTCCCTTATTGTTAGGAACAATTAATTTGAGAGGAAAGGTAATTTGGGTAGCAGACTTGGGTCAATTTTTAGGTGATAGTGGAGTATTAAAAACTGATCGTCCAACAATTCCAGTAATTGCGATCGAAGACCATGAGCAAATTATGGGTTTAGCAATTACTAGTATTGGGGAAATGGATTGGTTAGATGTAGATCAATTAGAAATTTATAGTCCCCCATCAAGTACGATGGCTCCTTTTATTCAAGCTCAATGGCAACCAGATACCGAAAGTAACTTAATTGTTAATTTACTAGATCCTGCCAAAATATTAAGATCTGCAAGATGGGCAACCTGA
- a CDS encoding response regulator receiver protein — translation MSKVLIVEDSLAQRQMISDLLKGSGLNVTVACDGVEALEHLETFNPDIVVMDIVMPRMNGYELCRRLKSDPKTQNVPVVMCSSKGEEFDRYWGMKQGADAYIAKPFQPVELIGTVKQLLRA, via the coding sequence CTAATTGTAGAAGATAGTTTAGCGCAAAGACAAATGATTTCTGATCTGCTAAAAGGTAGTGGTCTTAACGTTACGGTTGCTTGTGATGGAGTAGAAGCTTTAGAGCATTTAGAAACATTTAATCCCGATATAGTAGTAATGGACATAGTTATGCCAAGAATGAATGGTTATGAATTATGTCGTCGTCTCAAATCAGATCCTAAAACTCAAAATGTTCCAGTCGTGATGTGTTCTTCCAAAGGTGAAGAATTCGACCGCTACTGGGGGATGAAGCAGGGGGCAGATGCTTATATTGCTAAACCTTTTCAACCTGTCGAGTTGATAGGCACAGTTAAACAATTACTACGGGCTTAA